In Anaerolineales bacterium, a genomic segment contains:
- a CDS encoding winged helix DNA-binding domain-containing protein, with product MTDHPLTLRALNRATLARQMLLERATRSISEGIEHLVGLQAQYPASPYIGLWSRLAGFTRADLDALIDSRRVVRATFQRATLHLLTAADYLRFRGTIQTVLDSAQESIAKQRIKDGSAPFDRDALLAAARTFLNDQPRTFAEITTYFGERLPDVDAGIIRYTIRTQIPLVQVPTNSTWRYPGSPAFTLAETWLGTPIPTEPDVKGLIRRYLAAFGPATLSDIQTWSGLAKLNAEEAALSADLRTYRGEGKITYLDLPDAPLPDAETPAPVRFLPEFDNLLLAHTKRTRVIADVHRKKVFLPGLRVAATFLIDGFVAGVWTTAVKKGEATLTLEPFVPLTKLTYTALSEEGERLIRLVAAEAKTFAVRISE from the coding sequence ATGACTGATCATCCGCTCACCCTCCGCGCCCTGAATCGGGCAACCCTTGCCCGTCAAATGCTTTTGGAACGGGCGACGCGCTCGATCTCCGAAGGTATTGAGCATCTCGTTGGCTTGCAGGCGCAGTACCCCGCCTCACCGTACATTGGCTTGTGGTCGCGCTTGGCGGGGTTCACCCGCGCCGATCTGGATGCGCTGATTGACAGCCGGCGCGTGGTGCGGGCAACCTTCCAGCGGGCGACGCTCCACCTCCTCACCGCTGCCGATTACCTTCGCTTTCGGGGGACGATTCAAACTGTATTGGACAGCGCCCAAGAATCAATCGCCAAACAGCGCATTAAGGACGGCAGCGCCCCCTTTGATCGGGATGCCCTGCTCGCCGCCGCCCGAACCTTCCTGAACGATCAGCCGCGCACCTTTGCCGAGATCACTACTTACTTTGGAGAACGCCTGCCTGATGTTGACGCGGGCATCATCCGGTACACCATTCGGACGCAGATTCCGCTCGTCCAAGTGCCAACGAACAGCACATGGCGCTATCCGGGCAGCCCCGCCTTCACCCTTGCCGAGACGTGGCTAGGGACGCCCATCCCCACCGAACCGGATGTGAAAGGACTCATCCGGCGCTACCTTGCCGCTTTCGGACCCGCCACCCTCAGCGATATCCAAACGTGGTCGGGCTTGGCAAAGCTCAACGCGGAGGAGGCGGCGCTCAGCGCCGACCTGCGCACCTATCGCGGCGAGGGCAAAATAACCTACCTCGACCTTCCCGATGCGCCGCTCCCCGACGCCGAAACGCCGGCGCCGGTGCGCTTCCTCCCAGAGTTTGACAACCTGCTTTTGGCGCACACCAAGCGCACCCGCGTGATTGCCGACGTCCATCGCAAGAAGGTCTTTTTGCCTGGTTTGCGCGTGGCGGCAACCTTCTTGATCGATGGTTTTGTGGCGGGCGTCTGGACGACGGCGGTCAAAAAAGGCGAGGCGACGCTCACCTTAGAGCCGTTCGTGCCTCTGACCAAGCTGACTTATACTGCACTCAGCGAAGAAGGCGAACGCCTGATCCGCCTTGTGGCGGCGGAGGCGAAAACCTTCGCTGTCCGCATTTCAGAGTAG
- the lipA gene encoding lipoyl synthase produces the protein MSETLIPLDSIPLIPTETTRDRTDATPNAPKPLRRPPWIKVRAPSGETYETVRTLMRGKALHTVCEEAMCPNIGECWGAGTATFLMMGDTCTRSCGFCDIKTGRPSPLDWLEPNRVADAVKAMNLRHVVITSVNRDERPDGGAPIFALVIRRIREIHKGCSIEVLIPDFKGKVDALKIVMDAQPEILNHNVETVPRLFRKVQPQDKYEWAMTTLRSAKELDPLVLTKSGIMLGLGETFEEVVEVMGDLVGQGVDILTLGQYLQPSKQHLPIERYYTPEEFIELKRIGLEMGFKWVESGPLVRSSYRAEQQVRELSKLNFIHLRGEANA, from the coding sequence GTGTCCGAGACCTTGATTCCGCTTGACTCCATCCCGCTCATCCCCACCGAAACCACCCGAGATCGCACGGATGCAACGCCCAACGCACCCAAACCCCTTCGCCGCCCACCTTGGATCAAGGTGCGTGCGCCAAGCGGTGAAACCTATGAAACGGTGCGAACGCTGATGCGTGGCAAAGCGCTGCATACCGTTTGTGAGGAGGCGATGTGTCCCAACATTGGCGAATGTTGGGGGGCGGGGACGGCTACCTTCCTCATGATGGGCGATACCTGTACACGCTCGTGCGGATTCTGCGATATTAAAACGGGGCGACCCTCGCCGCTGGATTGGCTAGAACCAAATCGCGTGGCAGATGCGGTAAAAGCGATGAACCTACGCCATGTGGTGATCACCAGCGTGAACCGCGACGAACGTCCTGATGGTGGCGCTCCCATTTTTGCCCTCGTCATTCGCCGCATCCGAGAGATTCATAAAGGGTGCAGCATCGAAGTGCTGATTCCCGATTTTAAAGGCAAAGTGGACGCTTTGAAGATCGTCATGGATGCCCAACCGGAAATCCTGAACCACAACGTGGAAACAGTCCCGCGCTTATTCCGCAAGGTACAGCCGCAAGATAAGTACGAATGGGCGATGACGACTCTCCGCAGCGCGAAGGAACTTGATCCGCTGGTGTTGACGAAAAGTGGAATCATGCTCGGTCTTGGCGAAACCTTCGAGGAGGTTGTAGAGGTTATGGGCGACCTCGTTGGGCAAGGCGTCGATATTCTCACACTAGGGCAGTACCTCCAACCAAGCAAACAGCACCTCCCTATTGAACGATATTACACCCCGGAGGAGTTCATCGAACTCAAACGGATCGGCTTGGAGATGGGCTTCAAGTGGGTGGAAAGTGGACCGCTCGTGCGCAGTTCATACCGTGCCGAACAACAAGTGCGCGAACTCTCAAAGTTGAATTTCATCCATCTGCGCGGTGAGGCAAACGCCTAA
- a CDS encoding alpha/beta hydrolase has translation MPARMLPTVLFVPNRFLWITILCIALLSMGIALPTAAAEDAPVFEPTDCLLITHDVETTCGYVTVPENRENPTKNTIRLYVVIIPNSSGIENAPGIVYLAGGPGGSGTLDVDSWAGFPLLDTHDFILFDQRGTGLSQPSLNCPEVESEESDDPLSACRDRLIAEGIDLSSYTSAENAADVDAVRQALGYKVWALYGVSYGTKLALTTMRDYPDGISAVILDAVYPPNVNSTETEGPLGVRAIERMLDACAADANCGAAFPDLKANYYTWLEGLNNAPLNVSEVDYDASSIYELIFQAMYDSEAIKGLPLAIAQAIDGDLSALIEMGGGEGLGKQDPNDPDTLASLDTAEGMQFSVECAEETPFADQAVAVANAEKTPAALREALIAQVEKAFAECALWDVREAHAIENEAVVSDIPTLVFNGELDPITPPEWGELAAKTLSRSYLFTFPGLGHGAFGTAECPTEIGRAFIANPMEEPDGACLDQMSPEFYTE, from the coding sequence ATGCCAGCCCGTATGTTACCTACTGTGTTGTTTGTACCTAATCGCTTTTTATGGATTACCATACTATGTATCGCCCTGCTCAGCATGGGAATAGCCCTCCCTACGGCAGCCGCCGAGGATGCGCCCGTCTTTGAACCGACGGACTGCCTGCTGATCACCCATGACGTAGAAACAACCTGCGGCTATGTAACCGTCCCCGAAAACCGCGAAAACCCGACGAAAAATACCATTCGGCTGTATGTCGTGATCATCCCCAACAGCAGCGGGATTGAGAACGCCCCCGGCATTGTCTATCTGGCGGGGGGGCCGGGCGGGTCAGGGACGCTAGACGTTGATAGTTGGGCGGGCTTTCCGCTCTTGGACACGCACGATTTCATCCTCTTTGACCAGCGTGGCACAGGGCTTAGCCAACCAAGCCTGAACTGCCCCGAAGTGGAGTCCGAAGAGAGCGATGACCCCCTGAGCGCCTGTCGGGATCGCCTGATCGCCGAAGGGATTGACCTCTCCAGCTACACCAGTGCGGAGAACGCTGCCGATGTAGACGCGGTACGACAGGCATTGGGCTACAAGGTATGGGCGCTCTACGGCGTGTCGTATGGGACAAAGCTGGCGCTGACGACGATGCGCGATTACCCCGATGGCATTTCCGCCGTGATTCTCGATGCGGTGTACCCCCCCAATGTCAACTCCACCGAGACGGAGGGACCGTTAGGCGTTCGGGCAATCGAGCGTATGCTGGATGCGTGTGCGGCGGATGCCAACTGCGGCGCTGCTTTCCCCGACCTAAAGGCGAACTATTACACTTGGCTGGAAGGGCTGAACAATGCGCCGCTCAATGTTAGCGAGGTTGATTACGATGCCTCGTCCATCTATGAATTGATCTTTCAGGCGATGTACGACAGCGAGGCGATCAAAGGGCTGCCCCTTGCCATTGCCCAAGCCATTGATGGCGATCTGTCCGCCCTGATTGAGATGGGCGGCGGGGAAGGCTTGGGCAAGCAAGACCCCAATGACCCTGATACACTCGCTAGCCTTGACACCGCCGAGGGAATGCAGTTTTCCGTGGAATGTGCCGAGGAAACGCCCTTTGCCGACCAAGCAGTGGCGGTTGCCAACGCCGAAAAGACGCCCGCCGCCCTTCGGGAGGCGCTCATTGCCCAAGTGGAAAAAGCCTTTGCCGAGTGTGCCTTGTGGGATGTTCGGGAGGCGCACGCCATCGAAAATGAAGCCGTTGTCAGCGATATTCCCACCCTTGTGTTCAATGGCGAGCTTGACCCAATCACCCCACCCGAATGGGGGGAATTGGCGGCGAAAACACTCTCTCGAAGCTATCTGTTCACCTTCCCTGGCTTGGGTCATGGGGCATTCGGGACGGCGGAATGTCCCACCGAGATCGGGCGGGCGTTTATCGCCAACCCGATGGAAGAACCGGATGGGGCGTGCCTTGACCAGATGAGCCCTGAGTTTTACACGGAGTAA
- a CDS encoding class I SAM-dependent RNA methyltransferase, with protein sequence MSDTTHSDSTQTDDFELTLTGMAHGGSAVGRHEGRAIFVPYAISGEVITARITEDKGRFAFAEGITLLDPADSRIYPECPHFGPKRCGGCQWQHIDYPAQLDFKRQIVIDQLARIGGIADPLVHPVLASPDVWAYRSHMTMQITPEGRLGFVSTDGQTVIGIDECHLMRPELLALFESFEVDLETNPNLDRVRFQVGSAPDDLLIALTTTDDEEPFIALELPATVAFLDGDEIAHPLIGLGHVHYTIHDKHFRVTAGSFFQVNLPQAGRLVDLVLAALDLKGTERVLDLYSGVGLFTAFLAERARLVTAIETFPAAVNDADHNLSAYENVTLIEGAVEDVLAESTERYECAVVDPPRAGMEGEALDALVARQPKVIAYVSCDMATLARDAKRLKGKGYRLAEVQPVDMFPQTYHIEAVAVFRRE encoded by the coding sequence ATGAGCGATACCACGCACTCCGATTCAACACAGACCGATGATTTTGAACTAACCCTGACGGGCATGGCGCACGGCGGGAGCGCTGTCGGGCGGCACGAGGGGCGGGCAATCTTCGTCCCCTACGCCATTTCCGGGGAGGTGATCACCGCCCGGATCACCGAGGACAAAGGGCGCTTTGCTTTTGCCGAGGGCATCACCCTGCTTGATCCGGCGGATTCCCGCATTTACCCCGAATGTCCGCACTTTGGACCGAAACGGTGCGGCGGCTGCCAATGGCAGCACATTGATTACCCCGCCCAACTCGATTTCAAACGCCAAATTGTGATCGACCAGTTGGCACGCATTGGCGGGATTGCCGATCCGCTTGTCCATCCAGTGTTGGCAAGCCCCGACGTATGGGCATATCGCTCGCACATGACGATGCAGATTACCCCAGAGGGGCGGCTTGGCTTCGTCAGCACCGATGGTCAGACAGTGATTGGGATTGACGAATGTCACCTCATGCGCCCTGAACTGCTCGCCCTTTTTGAATCCTTTGAGGTTGACCTTGAAACAAATCCCAACCTAGATCGGGTGCGGTTTCAGGTGGGCAGCGCCCCCGACGATCTACTGATCGCCCTGACGACGACGGATGACGAAGAACCGTTCATCGCCCTTGAACTCCCCGCCACCGTCGCCTTTTTGGATGGGGACGAAATCGCCCATCCGCTGATTGGCTTGGGGCATGTTCACTACACCATCCATGACAAACACTTTCGCGTCACAGCGGGAAGTTTCTTTCAGGTGAATCTACCGCAAGCGGGGCGATTGGTCGATCTTGTCCTCGCCGCGCTTGACCTAAAAGGGACAGAGCGCGTCCTTGATCTCTACAGTGGGGTAGGCTTATTCACCGCATTTTTGGCAGAACGGGCGAGGCTGGTCACGGCAATTGAAACCTTCCCCGCCGCCGTGAACGACGCTGATCATAACCTGAGTGCCTACGAGAACGTCACCTTGATCGAAGGGGCGGTGGAAGATGTCCTCGCTGAAAGCACCGAGCGCTACGAGTGTGCCGTTGTTGACCCGCCCCGCGCCGGGATGGAAGGCGAGGCGCTTGATGCGCTGGTGGCGCGTCAGCCAAAGGTGATCGCCTATGTCTCGTGCGATATGGCAACATTGGCGCGGGATGCCAAGCGGCTGAAAGGGAAGGGCTATCGGCTGGCGGAGGTACAGCCTGTCGATATGTTCCCCCAGACCTACCATATTGAGGCGGTGGCGGTCTTTCGGCGGGAGTAG
- a CDS encoding glycosyltransferase family 2 protein: MTTNPSEPLLSVVIVNYKTRALTLDMLASIYQTTLPTNALEVIVIDNASGDGSAEAIQHAYPQARVIANAENRYFSAGYTQGIRLAHGQYVIALNSDMRVQGDSLVTLVQRLSDNPHIGAATTTMHFPDGRLQRNCARLTPFWYLILNYTILAKLFPRRLAQANDWLWYAEWDRTTSRPVESLPGSCIIARRDVWQSVGGFDARMKMYFSDDYLSRRVTALGLEIHYLTSEGIIHYEGASAKQMSRWALRIYLRDLLVYIHLVYGRLAQIILAILLLPTYAVQWLRAR, from the coding sequence ATGACTACGAATCCTTCTGAGCCTCTGCTTTCCGTCGTCATTGTCAATTACAAAACACGGGCGCTCACCCTCGATATGCTGGCGTCCATTTACCAAACGACACTCCCCACCAATGCCCTTGAAGTGATCGTTATTGATAATGCCTCTGGCGATGGCAGCGCCGAGGCAATCCAACACGCCTACCCACAGGCGCGGGTGATCGCCAACGCCGAGAATCGCTATTTTTCAGCGGGTTATACACAAGGCATTCGCCTGGCACATGGGCAGTATGTGATTGCCTTGAATTCCGATATGCGTGTGCAGGGCGATAGCTTGGTAACATTGGTACAGCGTTTATCGGATAACCCTCATATTGGTGCGGCGACCACCACGATGCATTTCCCCGATGGTCGCCTTCAGCGCAACTGCGCCCGACTGACGCCCTTTTGGTATCTCATCCTAAACTACACCATTTTGGCAAAACTTTTCCCCCGCCGCTTAGCACAAGCGAACGACTGGTTATGGTATGCCGAGTGGGATCGGACAACCTCTCGTCCGGTGGAATCGCTGCCGGGAAGCTGCATCATTGCCCGTCGCGATGTGTGGCAAAGCGTGGGAGGGTTTGACGCCCGAATGAAAATGTATTTCAGCGATGATTACCTTTCGCGGCGGGTGACGGCGCTTGGCTTAGAGATTCATTACCTCACCAGCGAGGGGATCATCCATTACGAAGGGGCGTCAGCAAAACAGATGAGCCGTTGGGCGCTGCGCATCTATCTGCGCGATCTGCTCGTCTATATACACCTTGTCTATGGGCGCTTGGCGCAGATCATCCTCGCCATTCTACTGCTCCCAACCTATGCTGTCCAGTGGCTGCGGGCGCGGTAA